One part of the Maridesulfovibrio sp. genome encodes these proteins:
- a CDS encoding RnfABCDGE type electron transport complex subunit A — MEYFLLFISAIFINNIVLVQYLGACPFMGTSKSTDVAMGMGGAVIFVIMMATAITWPLHQYVLIPCGIEYLQTIVFILVIASLVQFVEMFLKKVIPPLYKSLGLFLPLITTNCAVLGVAIMVQRNEFSFVKSIMFGVASGIGFLVALVIISSIRERLDIAPVPQVFRGVPIALITAGIMSLVFFAFKGMAA, encoded by the coding sequence ATGGAATACTTCCTGCTTTTTATCTCCGCCATTTTCATCAACAACATCGTACTGGTTCAGTACCTTGGCGCATGTCCTTTCATGGGAACATCCAAGTCCACTGATGTTGCTATGGGTATGGGCGGAGCGGTCATATTCGTTATCATGATGGCAACTGCCATTACCTGGCCCCTGCACCAGTATGTGCTGATTCCCTGCGGTATTGAATATCTGCAGACCATCGTATTTATTCTGGTCATTGCTTCTCTGGTACAGTTCGTCGAGATGTTTCTTAAAAAAGTCATCCCGCCCCTGTACAAATCACTGGGTCTTTTCCTGCCCCTGATCACCACAAACTGTGCGGTGCTCGGTGTAGCGATTATGGTTCAACGCAATGAATTCTCTTTCGTCAAGTCCATCATGTTCGGGGTGGCTTCCGGGATCGGTTTTCTTGTCGCCCTGGTCATTATCTCGTCCATCCGTGAGCGTCTTGATATTGCTCCGGTTCCGCAGGTTTTCAGAGGCGTACCCATCGCACTGATCACTGCCGGAATCATGTCCCTGGTCTTTTTCGCCTTTAAGGGCATGGCTGCCTAA